The window AACATCCTTTCTCCAAATATTAGTCTACAATTTTTTCACTTTGGAGTTTAATATATAATACTAGTAAACAAAAATTTCTATCATTTTATTGAATAATAATTCTAGAAAAACATTTATCATTAAAGCAGAAAAATAAGCTAACCAAGCTTTATTGAAATTACTATCAAGAAAGATAATTTATTATGTTAAAAATTAATAATAATGTAAAAACCTTAGAAAACAAGCATTGATTCAGTTTATTTACAACCCATAAAAATATGTATACTAACAAATGCGAACAACTAGCTAATGAATATGAAAAATTAGATGAATACTTATATAAATATCATTAGACTTCTTGCAAAATTAATATGATAATTATAATTTTTAAATTTAAAATAAATATAAAAGTGTTATTAAAATAATTTTTAGATTATTTTTACAAATATTTTGTCATTAAAACATAATAAAAATTATTATTTACAATAAAAAAAGACTGAAATTTTAAATTATCAAATATATTTAAACTAATAGTTGTAAATTATAAATTGAAGCTATTAAATTAAATCTTAAAGCAAATCTTTTTCTACGATTTCGATATTTTTCACTAATAATTTTAAATTTTTTAAGTATAGCAAAAACATTTTCAATAACAATTCTCATTTTTGAAATTCGCTCATTATTTTGCTTTTCTTCTTTATTTAAAGGGTTTTTCTTTGATTTTCTTTTAGGAATTAAAACATTATGATTAATTTTTTGTATGCCTTGATAACCTAAATCCACTAAAACAGTTGTTTCTGGTAAAAATTTAATTTTTGAATCTTTTAAAATTTTAAAGTCATGGTTTTTACCATAAGAAAAATCAGAACTAATAATTTTTTTACTATCTTTTTCAATTATAACTTGTGTTTTTATTGTGTGTTTTTTCTTTTTTCCTGAGTAGTGCTGTTTTTGTCTTTTTTTGGGCGTTGGATTTGGCTTTCAGTTACATCAATTATAACAGTCTTATCTTTGAAATAATCTTTTAATAGTGATTTTTGACCAGTAAGTTGTTGAAAATTAGGGTGTTTTATTAAAGTGTCTTCAATTCATTTGATATTTCTATAACAACTACTTTCACTAATATCATAACTTTTTGCAATATGAAAATAAGTTCTATATTCTCTTCAATATTCTAAAGTCATTAAAATACGATTTTCTAATGATAATTTATTGGTTCTTCCGCGACGAAATCTCTTTTTTAATTCTTCTATTTTTAAAATTTCTAGCATTTTATTAAAAGTAGTATGTTTAATACCAGTTAATCTTAAAAAATTTTTATCACTTATTTGATTATTTTTTTTAAATTTCATTTAAATTCCACCTTTTTATTAAAAACAACAATTCAATTATATTTTAAATTAATTTTGCAAGAAGTCTATTATTGTTTAAAACAAGGTTATAAAGTAGTTCATTTTGCAACAAGAACAATTATTACAATTTTTGGTGATGTTACTTTTAAACGACGCCGATATAAATATTGAAATCAAAAATCAGGTAAATTTGAATATGTATGTT is drawn from Spiroplasma endosymbiont of Clivina fossor and contains these coding sequences:
- a CDS encoding transposase family protein; this encodes MKTQVIIEKDSKKIISSDFSYGKNHDFKILKDSKIKFLPETTVLVDLGYQGIQKINHNVLIPKRKSKKNPLNKEEKQNNERISKMRIVIENVFAILKKFKIISEKYRNRRKRFALRFNLIASIYNLQLLV
- a CDS encoding transposase family protein → MKFKKNNQISDKNFLRLTGIKHTTFNKMLEILKIEELKKRFRRGRTNKLSLENRILMTLEYWREYRTYFHIAKSYDISESSCYRNIKWIEDTLIKHPNFQQLTGQKSLLKDYFKDKTVIIDVTESQIQRPKKDKNSTTQEKRKNTQ